Proteins found in one Rhodovulum sp. MB263 genomic segment:
- a CDS encoding phosphoserine transaminase, whose protein sequence is MVTATPATRPVNPRFSSGPCAKLPDFSLDMLADAALGRSHRADIGKAKLKAAIETTREILGVPADYRIGIVPASDTGAVEMVMWSMLGARGVEMLAWESFGSGWVTDVVKQLKLDATVREAPYGEIVDFTQVDFDKDVVFTWNGTTSGVRVADGDAIPAERAGLTICDATSAAFAMDLPWDKLDVVTFSWQKVMGGEGAHGMLILGPRAVERLESYSPAWPLPKIFRMTKGGKLNEGIFVGETINTPSMLAVEDYLVALDWAKSIGGLPKLIERSTANFKAVQDFVDTKPWIENLASDPATRSNTSVCLKFTDARIRDGAAFAKAIVKRLDKEGVAFDIGSYRDAPAGLRIWCGATVETADVAALMPWIEWAFEAEIEAQTAAA, encoded by the coding sequence ATGGTCACCGCTACCCCGGCAACGCGCCCGGTCAATCCGCGTTTTTCCTCTGGCCCCTGTGCCAAACTCCCCGATTTCTCTCTCGACATGCTCGCCGATGCCGCGCTCGGCCGCTCGCACCGTGCCGACATCGGCAAGGCCAAGCTGAAGGCCGCCATCGAGACCACGCGAGAGATCCTCGGCGTGCCCGCCGATTACCGGATCGGCATCGTGCCTGCCTCGGATACCGGCGCCGTCGAGATGGTGATGTGGTCGATGCTGGGCGCCCGCGGCGTCGAGATGCTGGCCTGGGAAAGCTTCGGCTCCGGCTGGGTCACCGATGTGGTCAAGCAGCTCAAGCTCGACGCCACCGTGCGCGAGGCGCCCTATGGTGAGATCGTCGATTTCACGCAGGTCGATTTCGACAAGGACGTGGTCTTCACCTGGAACGGCACCACCTCGGGCGTGCGCGTGGCCGATGGCGATGCGATCCCGGCGGAGCGCGCGGGTCTCACGATCTGCGACGCCACCTCGGCCGCCTTCGCGATGGATCTGCCCTGGGACAAGCTCGATGTCGTGACCTTCTCCTGGCAGAAGGTGATGGGCGGCGAGGGCGCGCACGGGATGCTGATCCTCGGCCCCCGCGCCGTGGAGCGGCTGGAAAGCTACAGCCCCGCCTGGCCGCTGCCCAAGATCTTCCGCATGACCAAGGGCGGCAAGCTGAACGAGGGCATCTTCGTCGGCGAGACGATCAACACCCCCTCGATGCTGGCGGTCGAGGATTACCTCGTCGCGCTCGACTGGGCGAAGTCGATCGGCGGTCTGCCGAAGCTGATCGAACGCTCGACCGCGAACTTCAAGGCGGTGCAGGATTTCGTCGACACGAAGCCCTGGATCGAGAACCTTGCATCTGACCCCGCGACCCGCTCGAACACCAGCGTCTGCCTGAAATTCACCGACGCGCGGATCAGGGACGGTGCTGCCTTTGCCAAGGCCATCGTCAAGCGGCTGGACAAGGAAGGCGTGGCCTTCGACATCGGGTCCTATCGCGACGCGCCTGCGGGTCTGCGGATCTGGTGCGGTGCCACTGTCGAGACGGCGGATGTCGCGGCGCTGATGCCCTGGATCGAATGGGCCTTCGAGGCCGAGATCGAGGCGCAGACCGCCGCCGCCTGA
- a CDS encoding head maturation protease, ClpP-related produces the protein MTETLHIYGPIGEGENTPPRIGAFLDDNAGVPVVIAVNSYGGIASDGAAILAQLEQHGQVRVEVLGVAASAASLLVMGAAEIAMHRAAHLMIHEPSNLAWGTADDLRREAGMLDKISETYAQAYARATGHPVERIRAWMAAETWMTADEALALNFCDRLFGDEEAFQSEPVAAFDYTRFKAPPPELVRLAVRNGWTGNAA, from the coding sequence ATGACCGAAACCCTTCATATCTACGGGCCGATTGGCGAGGGCGAGAATACCCCGCCCCGGATCGGCGCCTTCCTGGACGACAATGCGGGCGTGCCGGTGGTGATCGCCGTCAACTCCTATGGCGGGATTGCCTCGGATGGGGCCGCGATCCTGGCGCAGCTCGAACAGCATGGGCAGGTGCGGGTGGAAGTCTTGGGCGTGGCGGCGTCTGCCGCGTCGCTCCTGGTGATGGGGGCGGCCGAGATCGCCATGCACCGCGCGGCGCATCTGATGATCCATGAGCCGTCCAATCTCGCCTGGGGAACCGCAGACGACCTGCGCCGCGAGGCGGGCATGCTGGACAAGATTTCCGAGACCTATGCGCAAGCCTACGCCCGGGCCACGGGCCATCCGGTCGAGCGTATCCGCGCCTGGATGGCGGCGGAAACCTGGATGACCGCCGACGAGGCTTTGGCGCTCAACTTCTGCGACCGCCTCTTTGGCGACGAGGAGGCTTTCCAATCCGAGCCGGTGGCGGCGTTCGACTACACGCGCTTCAAGGCCCCGCCGCCCGAGCTGGTGCGGCTCGCGGTGCGGAATGGCTGGACTGGAAACGCGGCCTGA
- a CDS encoding helicase RepA family protein translates to MTKDPTKGTEGASEGAVSHLYGNRARLKPRALSLLGATTWAADLSPCLARPYLVKGWLDQSALSVLYGPSNSGKSFLALDLAHHVAKGRSWGDRRVNKGRVLYIAAEGGGGFANRVAALDDPEFFVLSVPITLTGTDSAAGPLTEVLQHLSAVGGAGFDMIVIDTMARVMGGRDENAAPDIADLVRNLDLIRRVTGAHVMLVHHTGKDTGRGARGHSSLRAAIDTEIELSRDDLGQITAEVTKQRDGPTGYRFCYQLRQVELGLDQDGDPVTTCLVDPAVPAEAGRAGVSEAARKALSLLNRLIEDRGEIHRKPQYPSHAGVSFDLWRDACMAEGELSASENRDTRKRAFNRCREELETAREIVVRDDLVWVVQ, encoded by the coding sequence ATGACCAAAGATCCGACAAAAGGGACCGAAGGCGCTTCCGAGGGCGCGGTCAGCCATCTTTATGGCAATCGTGCGCGCTTGAAGCCCCGCGCCCTGTCCTTGCTGGGGGCCACGACCTGGGCGGCGGATCTGTCGCCCTGCCTGGCCCGCCCGTATCTGGTCAAGGGCTGGCTCGACCAGTCGGCCCTGTCCGTCCTCTACGGCCCGTCCAACAGCGGAAAGTCGTTCCTGGCCCTGGATCTGGCGCACCATGTCGCCAAGGGGCGCAGCTGGGGAGACCGGCGGGTGAACAAGGGCCGCGTCCTCTATATCGCGGCCGAGGGCGGCGGCGGCTTCGCGAACCGGGTGGCGGCGCTCGATGATCCCGAATTCTTCGTGCTGTCGGTCCCGATCACGCTGACCGGAACTGACAGCGCGGCCGGGCCGCTGACCGAAGTGCTGCAACACCTCTCGGCCGTGGGCGGCGCTGGTTTCGACATGATCGTCATCGACACGATGGCGCGGGTGATGGGGGGCCGGGATGAGAACGCGGCGCCCGATATTGCCGACCTGGTGCGCAATCTCGACCTGATCCGGCGCGTCACCGGGGCGCATGTCATGCTGGTGCACCATACCGGCAAGGACACCGGGCGCGGGGCGCGGGGGCATTCGTCCCTTCGTGCCGCAATCGACACCGAAATCGAACTGTCCCGGGACGACCTGGGGCAGATCACCGCCGAAGTGACAAAGCAGCGCGACGGGCCGACCGGCTATCGCTTCTGCTATCAGCTCCGGCAGGTCGAGCTTGGCCTCGACCAGGACGGCGATCCCGTCACGACCTGTCTGGTTGACCCGGCGGTGCCCGCAGAGGCGGGACGCGCGGGCGTGAGCGAAGCGGCGCGAAAGGCCCTGTCGCTCCTCAACAGGCTGATCGAGGACCGTGGCGAGATTCACCGCAAGCCGCAGTATCCGAGCCACGCTGGCGTGAGCTTCGATCTGTGGCGCGATGCCTGCATGGCCGAAGGCGAGCTGTCCGCCTCCGAGAACCGGGACACGCGCAAGCGGGCGTTCAACCGGTGCAGGGAAGAGCTTGAAACCGCGCGGGAAATCGTCGTGCGGGACGACCTGGTGTGGGTGGTGCAATGA